A window of Citrus sinensis cultivar Valencia sweet orange chromosome 7, DVS_A1.0, whole genome shotgun sequence contains these coding sequences:
- the LOC102608466 gene encoding triacylglycerol lipase OBL1-like, producing the protein MVEFPVGKEENLRRRWLIFISLLGQKVLQIMAKPMLWFGSVFEMGLNILSNEVVVPERSSEMFLSVVGNLDKRVQLDKNINHGDTRYYAMVCAMASKLSYENKAVVETTVRDCWKMQLLGYYDFYNEFQRKCTTQGFMFHDKTADPDVIVIAFRGTELFDADAWCTDIDISWFELHSMGKIHGGFMKALGLLIGRGWPEEIEQDDDHPLAYYIIREKLRQLLKTNNKTKFVLTGHSLGGALAILFPAVLALHKETFLLKRLEGVYTFGQPRVGDEEFKKFMEKQLHDYGIKYLRFVYGHDLIPRLPSDDSTFLFKHFGTCIYYNSSYEGKIVEEQPYEDYKSPSAVITRILNAFWELIRSFIIPYTKGPDFSESWLLKLVRFAGLALPTLAAHNPHDYVNVTRLGSDDLYLKLQEQYSQNVSSIREST; encoded by the exons ATGGTTGAGTTCCCAGTTGGCAAGGAAGAAAATCTTAGACGTAGATGGCTTATATTTATCTCTTTGTTAGGGCAAAAGGTTCTGCAAATTATGGCAAAACCAATGTTGTGGTTTGGATCAGTGTTTGAGATGGGGCTAAACATATTGTCAA ATGAGGTGGTAGTGCCTGAAAGATCATCAGAAATGTTCTTGTCAGTCGTTGGAAATTTGGACAAGCGAGTGCAGCTGGACAAGAATATCAACCACGGAGACACCAGATACTATGCGATGGTCTGTGCAATGGCTTCCAAATTATCATACGAGAACAAAGCCGTGGTTGAAACCACTGTCAGAGATTGCTGGAAG ATGCAATTACTCGGATACTACGATTTTTATAATG aatttcaaagaaaatgcACAACCCAAGGCTTCATGTTTCATGATAAAACTGCTGATCCTGACGTTATCGTCATCGCCTTTAGAGGCACCGAGCTCTTTGATGCGGATGCATGGTGCACCGATATAGATATCTCCTGGTTTGAGCTCCACAGCATGGGAAAAATTCATGGTGGTTTTATGAAAGCTTTGGGGTTATTGATAGGCCGAGGTTGGCCCGAAGAAATTGAACAAGATGATGACCACCCATTGGCCTATTACATCATAAGAGAAAAATTGAGACAACTGTTGAAgacaaacaacaaaacaaagttCGTATTAACCGGCCACAGCTTGGGTGGGGCACTTGCAATTCTATTCCCAGCCGTTCTTGCATTGCATAAGGAGACGTTTCTTCTAAAGAGATTGGAAGGAGTATACACTTTTGGACAGCCTAGGGTTGGAGACGAGGAGTTTAAGAAGTTTATGGAGAAGCAATTGCATGATTATGGAATTAAGTATTTGAGGTTTGTTTATGGTCATGATTTGATCCCCAGGTTGCCCTCAGATGACTCTACATTTTTGTTCAAGCATTTTGGGACATGCATCTACTATAACAGCAGTTATGAAGGAAAG ATAGTTGAAGAACAACCATATGAAGATTACAAGTCGCCGTCAGCAGTAATAACCAGGATCCTAAATGCATTTTGGGAGCTAATAAGAAGCTTCATTATTCCATATACCAAGGGACCTGATTTTTCAGAGAGTTGGTTGCTCAAATTGGTTAGATTCGCTGGACTGGCACTCCCTACTTTAGCCGCTCACAATCCCCATGATTATGTGAATGTAAC
- the LOC102620308 gene encoding triacylglycerol lipase OBL1, translating into MACDNSFSSGYMLLKPEEVGLFDLFRILFSTNIEKRKFVDSSEKEEKSFGRRWIMFISVVLQKCLQFVAKPMSKYGSALEFFLNLVPSNGGFVELLLNILRGKVVMPDENAACFLSYIGNLDKRMELDGSIKHEDERYYWALSMMASKAAYENNAYITNIVENQWKMDFLGSHDYWNEFQGKATTQAFVLKENRKDDHNRIVVSFRGTEPFDADSWCSDFDLSWYEIDGMGKIHGGFMKALGLQKCKGWPKELNKQDKRPAPLAYYAIRDMLRELLSKNDRAKYIVTGHSLGGALAILFPAVLALHEETFLLERLEGVYTFGQPRVGDEKFAEFMQKKLKDHGVEYIRFVYCNDIVPRLPFDDSDFMFKHFGKCLYFDRFYEGKVVSEEPNKNYFSQFLATPMRINAIMELIRSFTLPWTKGPDYRETWLLRIQRVIGLVTPGISDHTPQDYVNSTRLGSLDAFSHLKSS; encoded by the exons ATGGCTTGCGACAATAGTTTCTCCTCCGGTTACATGCTCTTGAAGCCTGAAGAGGTGGGTTTGTTTGATCTCTTTCGCATCTTATTTTCCACCAACAtagagaagagaaaatttgtAGATAGCTCTGAAAAGGAAGAGAAAAGTTTTGGCCGAAGATGGATCATGTTTATTTCTGTTGTGCTACAAAAGTGCTTGCAATTTGTAGCAAAACCAATGTCGAAATATGGCTCAGCATTGGAGTTCTTTTTAAACCTTGTGCCAAGTAATGGTGGCTTTGTTGAGCTCTTGCTGAATATCTTGCGAG GGAAGGTGGTAATGCCGGATGAGAATGCGGCATGTTTCCTATCATACATTGGGAATTTGGACAAGCGAATGGAGTTAGATGGTAGCATCAAACATGAAGATGAAAGGTACTATTGGGCACTATCTATGATGGCATCAAAAGCAGCATATGAGAACAACGCCTATATTACAAACATTGTCGAGAATCAATGGAAG ATGGATTTCTTGGGATCTCATGACTATTGGAATG AGTTTCAAGGGAAAGCCACAACCCAAGCCTTTGTgcttaaagaaaatagaaaggaCGACCACAACAGGATTGTTGTGTCTTTTAGAGGAACTGAACCCTTTGATGCTGATTCCTGGTGTTCGGACTTTGATCTCTCTTGGTATGAGATCGATGGCATGGGAAAGATTCATGGTGGATTTATGAAGGCTCTTGGCTTACAAAAGTGCAAAGGCTGGCCTAAAGAACTCAATAAGCAAGACAAACGCCCGGCGCCGTTAGCTTACTATGCAATCAGGGATATGTTAAGAGAACTTTTGAGCAAAAATGATAGGGCAAAATATATCGTGACAGGCCACAGTTTAGGTGGGGCATTGGCTATTCTGTTTCCGGCAGTTCTTGCTTTGCATGAGGAGACATTTTTGTTGGAGAGACTAGAGGGTGTCTATACATTTGGGCAACCGAGGGTAGGAGATGAGAAGTTCGCCGAATTTATgcaaaagaaactaaaagaTCACGGCGTTGAATACATTAGGTTTGTTTACTGTAACGATATTGTGCCCAGGTTGCCCTTTGATGACTCAGATTTTATGTTCAAGCACTTCGGGAAGTGCCTCTACTTCGATCGCTTCTATGAAGGAAAG GTGGTTTCAGAAGAACCAAACAAGAACTATTTCTCGCAGTTCTTGGCGACACCCATGAGGATAAATGCAATTATGGAGCTGATTAGGAGCTTCACTTTGCCTTGGACGAAAGGGCCGGACTATAGAGAAACGTGGTTACTCAGAATACAAAGGGTAATTGGATTGGTAACGCCCGGCATATCAGATCATACTCCCCAGGATTATGTAAACTCTACTCGTCTCGGATCTCTTGATGCTTTCTCCCACCTCAAATCATCCTAA
- the LOC102608176 gene encoding transcription factor HEC2, translating to MDVDMIKASQQAEDHMDMMAVIMQMEKLPEFCEAFNNNISPLHHEIHFSNANTNSNISTQPIYHNPINNVSSPPPTFTNPSSSLPLFINTTTPVQEPMTPPLHQPNNVVTGGRLKTSLPSPSPYPPTLEKRNSMAAMREMIFRIAAMQPIHIDPESIKPPKRRNVKISKDPQSVAARHRREMISERIRILQRIVPGGTKMDTASMLDEAIHYVKFLKKQVHTLEQAGAHRPMGGVGFQGAPMAGVAYPSLVKASHQMVDNINMQMFR from the coding sequence ATGGATGTTGACATGATAAAAGCATCTCAACAAGCAGAAGATCATATGGACATGATGGCAGTCATAATGCAGATGGAAAAGCTTCCTGAATTCTGTGAGGCTTTTAACAATAACATTTCCCCCTTGCATCATGAAATCCATTTCTCCAATGCAAACACCAACAGCAATATCTCAACACAGCCCATATATCACAACCCTATTAATAATGTTTCTTCTCCTCCTCCTACATTTACAAATCCATCATCCTCTTTACCATTATTCATAAACACTACTACTCCAGTTCAGGAACCGATGACACCACCTCTTCATCAACCCAATAATGTAGTCACAGGAGGAAGACTCAAGACCTCATTGCCAAGTCCAAGTCCTTATCCACCGACATTAGAGAAAAGAAACTCAATGGCAGCTATGAGAGAGATGATCTTTCGTATAGCTGCTATGCAACCTATTCATATAGATCCAGAATCCATCAAGCCTCCAAAGAGAAGGAATGTGAAAATATCTAAGGACCCACAAAGCGTCGCGGCTAGGCATAGAAGGGAAATGATAAGCGAGAGGATAAGGATACTTCAGAGGATTGTGCCTGGAGGGACCAAAATGGACACAGCTTCAATGTTAGATGAGGCTATACATTACGTGAAGTTCTTGAAAAAGCAAGTGCACACTTTGGAACAAGCTGGGGCTCATAGGCCCATGGGTGGTGTTGGATTTCAGGGAGCGCCAATGGCCGGTGTGGCGTATCCGTCTTTGGTTAAAGCTTCTCATCAAATGGTGGACAATATCAATATGCAGATGTTTAGataa